A region from the Bacteroidota bacterium genome encodes:
- the rpsG gene encoding 30S ribosomal protein S7, with product MRKLKPKKRYLPLDPKFNDAVVTRFVNMMMWQGKKSITFGIFYDALDLVEKQTGESGYEVWKKALSNVTPGVEVKSRRIGGANFQIPTEIRPDRKVSLSMKWLIQYSRKRSGKSMAEKLAAEIVAAAKGEGATMKKKEDVHKMAEANKAFAHFKS from the coding sequence ATGCGTAAGCTAAAACCTAAAAAAAGATATTTACCCCTGGACCCAAAGTTTAACGACGCTGTGGTTACAAGGTTTGTAAATATGATGATGTGGCAAGGCAAAAAAAGTATCACATTCGGAATTTTCTACGATGCATTGGATCTTGTTGAAAAACAAACCGGTGAAAGCGGATACGAAGTTTGGAAAAAAGCATTGAGTAACGTAACTCCAGGAGTTGAAGTAAAAAGTCGCCGTATCGGTGGAGCTAACTTCCAGATCCCAACAGAAATTCGTCCGGATCGCAAAGTTTCTCTATCGATGAAATGGTTGATACAATACAGCCGCAAACGCAGTGGTAAATCCATGGCGGAAAAATTAGCAGCTGAAATTGTAGCAGCAGCTAAAGGCGAAGGAGCTACAATGAAAAAGAAAGAAGACGTTCATAAAATGGCTGAAGCGAATAAAGCTTTCGCTCACTTTAAATCATAA
- a CDS encoding 30S ribosomal protein S12 → MPTIQQLVRKGREIIKSPSKSRALDSCPQKRGVCTRVYTTTPKKPNSALRKVAKVRLTNQTEIIAYIPGEGHNLQEHSIVLIRGGRVKDLPGVRYHIVRGALDTAGVNNRRKSRSKYGTKRPKAGAVAAPAKKK, encoded by the coding sequence ATGCCTACAATTCAACAGTTAGTTCGCAAAGGAAGGGAAATTATAAAAAGTCCCAGTAAGAGCCGTGCACTTGACTCATGCCCTCAAAAGCGTGGTGTTTGCACAAGGGTATATACTACTACCCCTAAGAAACCAAACTCTGCTCTTCGAAAAGTTGCCAAAGTGCGCTTAACCAATCAAACCGAGATCATTGCCTACATTCCGGGCGAAGGACATAACCTACAAGAACACTCTATCGTGTTGATACGCGGTGGCAGGGTGAAAGACCTTCCGGGTGTGCGTTATCATATTGTTCGCGGCGCGTTGGATACAGCCGGTGTGAATAACCGCAGAAAAAGCCGTTCAAAATACGGAACAAAGAGACCAAAAGCAGGTGCAGTAGCTGCTCCGGCAAAAAAGAAATAA